Genomic window (Apis cerana isolate GH-2021 linkage group LG1, AcerK_1.0, whole genome shotgun sequence):
tcattttacaataaagGAAGTTCTTATTGATTGATTAAATTCtatcctaattttaatttactacCAATTAGTGTATACAGCATGtattttctgtatttattattttattatatataattatttaattttttttcacaatgatGGTATGGTAATTTGCgtctgaatataattattttatattttgtgatgTCATATTTAACTgagtaaataataagaaaatatctataaatattattattatactaaaaaattaaatgatattaacataacaattttttagtaCTGTCATGTAGGCAGATTATCTCATGAAGTTGGATGGAAATATAAGGCTGTGGTACGTACATTGGAGAATAAGAGACGTGTTAGATCAATTCTTGAAGTTCAAAAGAGAGATAAACTCaaggtaaaaaaatattataaaaaatattataaacataaatatcaaaagaactatttctcattttttcttttttattttagaaacttaCTAAACAAGCTGGACAAACAGTTGCAAAGGCTACTGCACCATATAcagcaattattaataattttggatacaattaatataaaaattataaaaataataaagttccataaacattttattttgaattattattatatttcaaattatcataattatatatatttaatcctttaataatataataaaattagaagaaattgaaagcaGGCAACttagaaagtatttttttaatatgaagatttttaaaatatttgcacgctttttttagaaatcatgatcttaaatttgtacaatgtttataatatattaataagatatatgtaacatgtattaagaatttacatattgatcttaatatatgtatacattatgtatacatataatatatgtatatgatatatgtatactaattttatattgaaatatatatttgtgagaTCATCGTCAGTTTAGAGATTGTAAAGCTAGAAatgtaatatctatattttttacattaaagattttttatacttttgaaagagaaatgaaagTGTGTTGATCTCTATGATCACACATATGCCAAAAGTAAgtataaacaagaaaataatgaaaaagaaataaagataatctaaaaagaaaattcagaaATCAATGCTatctcttgaatatttttagaatatcttttacatttaaaaaataaatgtttgattATCAATTCTTATCATTTTCTATCCTTTTTCTACTATGTTGTCCTTTCTTTATATGtgttatttatagtattttagAGAGcgcagattttattatttttattctatttctatctttttcccattattttctctttttgtccatatttattttataaaatttatgcatgataataaattacttttgataaaacaataaatgttttgattgtagatctattttatttcaataattgtttaatttgaatttttttcacgagaattttaaaaaaaaaaatttttaaatataaacaaataaagtttgaatatttaataaattaatatacatatttttatatctataaaaatatatatatattaatattaagattttcttaaaattaacaatttatttataaatatatttataaaatatttatatataattatacatacaatataaattaactttCTATACTATCTACTGTAAAAACAACAGTTCCTCTTTTATCATTATCTTCTTCATCATGtacttcattttcttcttcatcttctgaagaaaaagaatcagaTTCTTTCTCATCTCTTAGAtaagtatgtatattttcagGTGAAGTATTGTGCAAACCAAGTTGTTCAACTAATCTTTCTGCTGCATGTTTAGCTTGAAtttcctaaaaataatattgtagttttatattatataatataataattttttctatcattgattttatacaaataataagatataaagaagTTAATTACTTGTAATCTTTCTGTTTGTTCTTTTTGTAGCTTTAaagattcatttaaatttataatttttgctgCATCATGAATTATAAGTGGAGGTGTTGCTGCTGTAACTTCCCAATATTTATTCTGTTTTCTttgcttttctctttttggATCATGTACATTAGATTTAGTTGTTTTATAtggtttaaataattctttttttttattttcattttctatttttttttctattttattgacAATATATGTAATGTGTTCAGTAGcttctattttaaaagattctaTTTCTGCTAAATCTTCTGGTTTAATTAAGCTTTCATTtgatgatatatgtataattttttttttatgaaccCCACATCCTGTaggctaataataataaacaataagaattaaaataaacaatataatataatttttaaaatataaaatataatataattttttagaaatataaaattaacctgtgctaatatttttaagggaTCTTCTTCATCATCACTATCaagttcaataattttagtagTATCTTTGATTTCTTCATATTTGCCTGTCCATTCTAATTCATTCATAGCAACTTTACCTTCAGATGCCAAATTTAATCTTGATAAAAGATTAGCTGCCTTTTCAACTTCATTTCTATgttctatttcttttaatatttgataacgaaaagattttattttttctcctttatcTGGAAGCTTTAATATAAGtgttctagaaaaaaaaaataatttcaaaaagtagTCTAATAATATAAGctataacttaaattttacCTACTTAttatcaagaattttattttgcctttctaataattcttccaattcaaatttctgtttctttcCTAAATCTTCAATATAtccttgattttcttttttaaaaggagATAGTAAATTACctggtattttattaattatttttttctgatacatttttctttttatatgtaattttctaaaattataaaagatgaaatattttagaaaaaatctgtaatataatatatgtataaatgtaaaattaaaatatatattaatcaatttttaaatacatttaaattaagattatattaagattatattaaaataaaaagactaATAAATcagtaattataatcaaaaacataaaataataatataaacaatttattaacctttatagaaatatttctataattatgaaaatataattctatatataagagttattgttttttattgtgtattttaatatatattataattttatatcgaaagttataaattaattattattatattctttatttacaaacttacatttagaaattaaataatttttattgcacaGAAGATtgcaataaacaatatattgaaTACGAGATATCGAAGTCTATAAGACTATCGATATTACATGACATGTTAAACGAAGATTTCAATTCCAACCTCAATGGAATTTGTTTAaaggattgaaataaaatgttagatttattatattatgttgaatttctatctatttgtGACggataaaactattatttttaattcaataaagaaaaaatattgaaatattaaatattttattttaagataaactgaaaaataatttttatataaagtaataaaagtgACGTAAAATTGTAATGATTAAAAGCAAGTTCGCGAAGCAACTGCCAATCTTTAGAAATGAATTGCAATGGGGGGTCGTCTTTGGGTGGTGAACATAGATCAGATATCTTTATGGATATTAAACCAATTATTACAtgtaagttaattaattaaaattctaattatttaaccTCTTTCTGATGACACTCTTAAGTAttgttatttacattttctatgaactatcaattttcataatatttttcttttttttttaattaataatatttatgatatcaaattatatgttCAAAGCTATATAAtgcacaataaaaatttttgttacaattaaaatctttttaataattttacatttattattttaatgaacatatgttattttaaataggttaacattttttttataacaaatatttttctatatattacaatttatttttattaaattgttattaaatatattatagttttttattttaattatactcattaaataatacatattatacaatacataatgaaactttttataatttttatttatattattttaatttattctatttatttttattatttttaatatagatgcaggagatgataaattattttctacattGGAAAATAGTTTACTTCAAGCCATATCTGCTGATATGGTAGAATGGCGTAGATCATTTAGTAGACCAATTAAACAAGTTAAATTAGGAGCAACATTTTTGCCATTTTCCAAAGATGTTTTACCAACTGAGAAAGATTGGCATCTTATAAAACAgccaatatttcatatttattggaCTGAATGTTCTGTAagtagattattataattttttaaatattttataagtaaaatttttttatacttagatatttgtttcatatttttctcattattgaTATTGAGATTACAGGATGTAGAtacttataaatcaaatatcagGGAAGATATAGATAATTGGTTGAAGATATTAACACAATATCACATTCAAGATTGGATGATTATTATAGTAGAaacttatgatataaaaaaaactaataaattattaccaaGAACAACAGTTCTAGATAAAATTCGTAGTGATTTTGCAGCAAAGAATGGTGATAGgtgaagtaataattaattgataaatatttaataaacatatttcatatattatttttttttattgtatatgttatatatttattatttcatgtcAAATGTATTTTGTAGATGTTGTGCTGTTATAAATCCAATAAAATCAGAAATGCGATCAGCTGAATCATGGAGAAGTTTAATTAACCGTATACGTTATTTAATGCTTGTTGCATATGATAAAAGATTATCTCATTTTGAAGACATTATTAGAGAAcaaagagaaaatagaaatcatCCAAATTGGAATTTCTgtcattatttcttattacaggtaaattaagatttatatttttaatgattatttttgtattttatgatatataattttcaattataattcaattataattcaattataattcattttttcaggAAGAGCTTGCATTTGTTTTACAAATGTTAGGATTATATGATGAAGCATTAGTACAGTATGATGAATTGGATGCTCTTTTTACACAATTTGTTCTTAATTCCAATGTAGGaggtatattattttcattgtttttttattattatctttttattatatataattgtaaaattaatttattatttaaaaatttatagatacaccaatttggttaaatttatttcaaactcCATTAAACAATTGGGGTGGTGTTAATTTAAGTAATGGTATAAATCATCATTTAAGAAATCTTTTGGCTGAATGTAAAGCATCATTATTAGATCTTAGAAGTTACTTATTCAGTAGACAGTGTGCCATGTTATTATCACTTAACAAACCATGGGAAGtaagtgtaaaataaaatttttattcacaaaaagcttgattttattatgaatataaatatataactataattcaatttaggTTGCGCAAAGGTGCTTATCATTTGTTCATAATACATTAAGCGAATTACGTATATTAGAAGTTCAACGACCTGAAGGGTCTATTGAATGTTGGTCTTTTCTTTGTGCATTAGAAGTATTGCAAGCTTGTCAATTATCAtcttataatatcgataataatcaaCAATTGGATCTTTGCTCCTTACATACAGCTAGTTTATGGGCTCTTGCTAGAGATAAAGTAAGTTGCtagaagtatatataattatataatttttttaattataaatttcaaataaatattagtttataaaattatattttttatataaattttatttcaatattaactacataattaatctttattataatttattttagttggGAAATTTAGGAAAATTATGTGGATTAATGCCAGGAAATGAACCATCTAGTGAACAGTTACATAcagttgtttatttaatagcTGGTATGGGAGATTCTGAATCACATTTAGAGGGTAAATTAACACCTactgataaattaaaagaagcaCTTTCATCAAAAGaagcatttaaaaaacaatatcttGAACATGCTGAATTGGCTATGGGTACCTATAAACATGTAGGTCGAATTCGATCAGCCAGATTAATTGGGAAAGAATTAGCTCAATTTTATAGTGAGCTTGGGGAGAACCAAAAAGCTGTTGCATTTTTATCAGATGCTTTAAAAACATACACTGATGAAGGTTGGAGTCATTTAGGAGCTCAAACTCAACTTGAATTGGCGCAATGCTACAAAAGAATGGATGATGTtgagaaatatacaaaaatatgtgCTGCAATTGCTAGTTTAGATGTATTACATATTACTGTGCGAAATacttattttgaagaaatgtttggatatatgaaaatgatcTCATCCCCACAACCTTTATTCATAGAATTTGGATGTGCTTTTGTGATACATAGTATGGAAATTAAAGTGATGGATAAAATTGTTCAAGACTGTGtagttaatattgaaataaatatacaaagttTATTTCCTAGAGAAGTAAATTGCACTAAAGCATCTATATCTgttgaagaaattcaaaaacctttaatatctaataaaaaaaaaggttcaAAATTAACACCTGAACCATTAATACCGTTGTTATCAAAATGTACTTTAGAAGATATGAAACCATTTGATCCAACTTTACTTCAATTACaagtatattcatatttagattataaagaagataaaagtCTCGGATCAGCTAGTGTTATACACAGAAACACTAAGCCTATTGTAAGACGTTCTGATAGTACAAAACATAGAAAACCATCTATAAATGCAAAAGGTGATTTTAGCAAAGCATTATTatgtaatgaatttattataaaaccaGGTATAAACACATTTACATTAACTAGACGTGTTGATCAACCTGGTTTTTATAAAGTTGGTCAAATATCATTagttattgaagaaaaattggaatttttatctcCTATTTTAAATCCTCGATTGTGTTACGAAGTAGCTAAAACTCAACCTATAATTTCCATGAAATGTGGTAGAGATTTATTGGCAGGTCTTATTCAAGATATAGAACTAGTTATTATGAGtggaagtataaaaataacaaaggaAATGAAACTTAAATTACGTACGTCTAggggattaataataaaagttgataGCTCTCAAGAAATAATGTCTAAAGAACTAGAAATATCACTGCCACTTTGTGAGCCATTTCAaacaatacaattaaaatttaaagttttagcTGAATTACCACCAAAGAAAGATTCATTATCAATAGAACATAaggtactttttttatatatttatatatttgtattattttaatgatcaaaattatgtatatattataaaaaaattatatgtataaaagaagaaaatatttataaatatttatatactttttatttgtatattatatttttatagttgaaTATACAATGTCCATGGGGTTTAGAAGAAAGCATTCCTTTACATTTTGGTCCACCACTTATGTCAAATATGAAACTTCATACAGCaaagcaaagaaaatttcttcaaataattgtaacagGATTAACAAATCATCTTCTACAATTAATTGAGCCAGAATTAACAACAGTAACATCAAtagatgttaattttaa
Coding sequences:
- the LOC108003217 gene encoding DNA-directed RNA polymerase II subunit GRINL1A, whose amino-acid sequence is MYQKKIINKIPGNLLSPFKKENQGYIEDLGKKQKFELEELLERQNKILDNKTLILKLPDKGEKIKSFRYQILKEIEHRNEVEKAANLLSRLNLASEGKVAMNELEWTGKYEEIKDTTKIIELDSDDEEDPLKILAQPTGCGVHKKKIIHISSNESLIKPEDLAEIESFKIEATEHITYIVNKIEKKIENENKKKELFKPYKTTKSNVHDPKREKQRKQNKYWEVTAATPPLIIHDAAKIINLNESLKLQKEQTERLQEIQAKHAAERLVEQLGLHNTSPENIHTYLRDEKESDSFSSEDEEENEVHDEEDNDKRGTVVFTVDSIES
- the LOC108003216 gene encoding trafficking protein particle complex subunit 10 isoform X2 is translated as MNCNGGSSLGGEHRSDIFMDIKPIITYAGDDKLFSTLENSLLQAISADMVEWRRSFSRPIKQVKLGATFLPFSKDVLPTEKDWHLIKQPIFHIYWTECSDVDTYKSNIREDIDNWLKILTQYHIQDWMIIIVETYDIKKTNKLLPRTTVLDKIRSDFAAKNGDRCCAVINPIKSEMRSAESWRSLINRIRYLMLVAYDKRLSHFEDIIREQRENRNHPNWNFCHYFLLQEELAFVLQMLGLYDEALVQYDELDALFTQFVLNSNVGDTPIWLNLFQTPLNNWGGVNLSNGINHHLRNLLAECKASLLDLRSYLFSRQCAMLLSLNKPWEVAQRCLSFVHNTLSELRILEVQRPEGSIECWSFLCALEVLQACQLSSYNIDNNQQLDLCSLHTASLWALARDKLGNLGKLCGLMPGNEPSSEQLHTVVYLIAGMGDSESHLEGKLTPTDKLKEALSSKEAFKKQYLEHAELAMGTYKHVGRIRSARLIGKELAQFYSELGENQKAVAFLSDALKTYTDEGWSHLGAQTQLELAQCYKRMDDVEKYTKICAAIASLDVLHITVRNTYFEEMFGYMKMISSPQPLFIEFGCAFVIHSMEIKVMDKIVQDCVVNIEINIQSLFPREVNCTKASISVEEIQKPLISNKKKGSKLTPEPLIPLLSKCTLEDMKPFDPTLLQLQVYSYLDYKEDKSLGSASVIHRNTKPIVRRSDSTKHRKPSINAKGDFSKALLCNEFIIKPGINTFTLTRRVDQPGFYKVGQISLVIEEKLEFLSPILNPRLCYEVAKTQPIISMKCGRDLLAGLIQDIELVIMSGSIKITKEMKLKLRTSRGLIIKVDSSQEIMSKELEISLPLCEPFQTIQLKFKVLAELPPKKDSLSIEHKLNIQCPWGLEESIPLHFGPPLMSNMKLHTAKQRKFLQIIVTGLTNHLLQLIEPELTTVTSIDVNFKSLNPIAGQRLIIGNGINVSFMWELEIGKDEKSLMPIKTDFRVKYISINDTENLNDSHTNDDPLQIHNLQRMEKASSLYRCNFDITDYVCLQKLKQLEMEVNFVVLVACAIFILQ
- the LOC108003216 gene encoding trafficking protein particle complex subunit 10 isoform X1, translated to MNCNGGSSLGGEHRSDIFMDIKPIITYAGDDKLFSTLENSLLQAISADMVEWRRSFSRPIKQVKLGATFLPFSKDVLPTEKDWHLIKQPIFHIYWTECSDVDTYKSNIREDIDNWLKILTQYHIQDWMIIIVETYDIKKTNKLLPRTTVLDKIRSDFAAKNGDRCCAVINPIKSEMRSAESWRSLINRIRYLMLVAYDKRLSHFEDIIREQRENRNHPNWNFCHYFLLQEELAFVLQMLGLYDEALVQYDELDALFTQFVLNSNVGDTPIWLNLFQTPLNNWGGVNLSNGINHHLRNLLAECKASLLDLRSYLFSRQCAMLLSLNKPWEVAQRCLSFVHNTLSELRILEVQRPEGSIECWSFLCALEVLQACQLSSYNIDNNQQLDLCSLHTASLWALARDKLGNLGKLCGLMPGNEPSSEQLHTVVYLIAGMGDSESHLEGKLTPTDKLKEALSSKEAFKKQYLEHAELAMGTYKHVGRIRSARLIGKELAQFYSELGENQKAVAFLSDALKTYTDEGWSHLGAQTQLELAQCYKRMDDVEKYTKICAAIASLDVLHITVRNTYFEEMFGYMKMISSPQPLFIEFGCAFVIHSMEIKVMDKIVQDCVVNIEINIQSLFPREVNCTKASISVEEIQKPLISNKKKGSKLTPEPLIPLLSKCTLEDMKPFDPTLLQLQVYSYLDYKEDKSLGSASVIHRNTKPIVRRSDSTKHRKPSINAKGDFSKALLCNEFIIKPGINTFTLTRRVDQPGFYKVGQISLVIEEKLEFLSPILNPRLCYEVAKTQPIISMKCGRDLLAGLIQDIELVIMSGSIKITKEMKLKLRTSRGLIIKVDSSQEIMSKELEISLPLCEPFQTIQLKFKVLAELPPKKDSLSIEHKLNIQCPWGLEESIPLHFGPPLMSNMKLHTAKQRKFLQIIVTGLTNHLLQLIEPELTTVTSIDVNFKSLNPIAGQRLIIGNGINVSFMWELEIGKDEKSLMPIKTDFRVKYISINDTENLNDSHTNDDPLQIHNLQRMEKASSLYRCNFDITDYVTLFTVSSKVEAAGNGGEFCRAGSMCHLYLTVTRMLPSPNPNPSPQLMYEVLADQAMWAVCGRTAGIVSLEVLEKQSVTLDVMPLTSGYLPLPIVRLSRYIPAPESKSDMIRKSEIVSSSRLEPFSPGQVYNASKAQQVHVLPAAPSEAN
- the LOC108003216 gene encoding trafficking protein particle complex subunit 10 isoform X3, coding for MIIIVETYDIKKTNKLLPRTTVLDKIRSDFAAKNGDRCCAVINPIKSEMRSAESWRSLINRIRYLMLVAYDKRLSHFEDIIREQRENRNHPNWNFCHYFLLQEELAFVLQMLGLYDEALVQYDELDALFTQFVLNSNVGDTPIWLNLFQTPLNNWGGVNLSNGINHHLRNLLAECKASLLDLRSYLFSRQCAMLLSLNKPWEVAQRCLSFVHNTLSELRILEVQRPEGSIECWSFLCALEVLQACQLSSYNIDNNQQLDLCSLHTASLWALARDKLGNLGKLCGLMPGNEPSSEQLHTVVYLIAGMGDSESHLEGKLTPTDKLKEALSSKEAFKKQYLEHAELAMGTYKHVGRIRSARLIGKELAQFYSELGENQKAVAFLSDALKTYTDEGWSHLGAQTQLELAQCYKRMDDVEKYTKICAAIASLDVLHITVRNTYFEEMFGYMKMISSPQPLFIEFGCAFVIHSMEIKVMDKIVQDCVVNIEINIQSLFPREVNCTKASISVEEIQKPLISNKKKGSKLTPEPLIPLLSKCTLEDMKPFDPTLLQLQVYSYLDYKEDKSLGSASVIHRNTKPIVRRSDSTKHRKPSINAKGDFSKALLCNEFIIKPGINTFTLTRRVDQPGFYKVGQISLVIEEKLEFLSPILNPRLCYEVAKTQPIISMKCGRDLLAGLIQDIELVIMSGSIKITKEMKLKLRTSRGLIIKVDSSQEIMSKELEISLPLCEPFQTIQLKFKVLAELPPKKDSLSIEHKLNIQCPWGLEESIPLHFGPPLMSNMKLHTAKQRKFLQIIVTGLTNHLLQLIEPELTTVTSIDVNFKSLNPIAGQRLIIGNGINVSFMWELEIGKDEKSLMPIKTDFRVKYISINDTENLNDSHTNDDPLQIHNLQRMEKASSLYRCNFDITDYVTLFTVSSKVEAAGNGGEFCRAGSMCHLYLTVTRMLPSPNPNPSPQLMYEVLADQAMWAVCGRTAGIVSLEVLEKQSVTLDVMPLTSGYLPLPIVRLSRYIPAPESKSDMIRKSEIVSSSRLEPFSPGQVYNASKAQQVHVLPAAPSEAN
- the LOC108003216 gene encoding trafficking protein particle complex subunit 10 isoform X4: MRSAESWRSLINRIRYLMLVAYDKRLSHFEDIIREQRENRNHPNWNFCHYFLLQEELAFVLQMLGLYDEALVQYDELDALFTQFVLNSNVGDTPIWLNLFQTPLNNWGGVNLSNGINHHLRNLLAECKASLLDLRSYLFSRQCAMLLSLNKPWEVAQRCLSFVHNTLSELRILEVQRPEGSIECWSFLCALEVLQACQLSSYNIDNNQQLDLCSLHTASLWALARDKLGNLGKLCGLMPGNEPSSEQLHTVVYLIAGMGDSESHLEGKLTPTDKLKEALSSKEAFKKQYLEHAELAMGTYKHVGRIRSARLIGKELAQFYSELGENQKAVAFLSDALKTYTDEGWSHLGAQTQLELAQCYKRMDDVEKYTKICAAIASLDVLHITVRNTYFEEMFGYMKMISSPQPLFIEFGCAFVIHSMEIKVMDKIVQDCVVNIEINIQSLFPREVNCTKASISVEEIQKPLISNKKKGSKLTPEPLIPLLSKCTLEDMKPFDPTLLQLQVYSYLDYKEDKSLGSASVIHRNTKPIVRRSDSTKHRKPSINAKGDFSKALLCNEFIIKPGINTFTLTRRVDQPGFYKVGQISLVIEEKLEFLSPILNPRLCYEVAKTQPIISMKCGRDLLAGLIQDIELVIMSGSIKITKEMKLKLRTSRGLIIKVDSSQEIMSKELEISLPLCEPFQTIQLKFKVLAELPPKKDSLSIEHKLNIQCPWGLEESIPLHFGPPLMSNMKLHTAKQRKFLQIIVTGLTNHLLQLIEPELTTVTSIDVNFKSLNPIAGQRLIIGNGINVSFMWELEIGKDEKSLMPIKTDFRVKYISINDTENLNDSHTNDDPLQIHNLQRMEKASSLYRCNFDITDYVTLFTVSSKVEAAGNGGEFCRAGSMCHLYLTVTRMLPSPNPNPSPQLMYEVLADQAMWAVCGRTAGIVSLEVLEKQSVTLDVMPLTSGYLPLPIVRLSRYIPAPESKSDMIRKSEIVSSSRLEPFSPGQVYNASKAQQVHVLPAAPSEAN